The genomic segment TACTTGATATAAGAGACTTCAAACACTAGAACTCTACCTCAATGGCAGCTAGGATTCTTGCTTTATCTTGATTAGATATACCTGAATCCCGCATTTATGAGGACTCTTATCTATTAATGAGAATATCTTCATATCATTCAGTCGCGCCAGGGCTCAGAATTCCCGACCCATTGGTGGGCTCAGATTCTTGACAGTGCTAGGGGTTGTGAGATTGGACTCTGGAAAGTGCTATGGAGTGGGCTTGGACTCCCGATAATGCTAAGGAATGTGGGCTAGGGTCCCTGATAGTGTTAGAGAGTGTGGGCTAGGGATTATGAGCTAGAGATTGTTTTAATATGTGCTCGGATACCTGATAGGGCTAGGAGTTCATTTCGATGTGAGCTCGGATTCCTAATAGGGCTAGGAGTCATATGGGCTAGGGATTCTTTTGAAATGGGCTCGAATCCGTCCAGATGTATCAAATTTAGAGGGCATCATccgtcttatttatttatttattttatcatcCCTCACTCGCTATAATCGATTAAATTGgagttaaatttaattttaagtttaaCGGTATGAAAGATATAACAAATATACAATGATAGACTGATGTATAAAAATTAAGAATATGCAATTCAGAATGTGCAATTCACCAATGTCATAAACTCAGCCAAGAAACAAAAGAAGGCAATGATATAACGTGGTTCTGACAATAAGTCTACTCCACGACAACCAGCACCCGAACTCATCTCAAATCACCAACAATGGTACTATAAGGGATGTCAACAAAGAAGTCAAGATTACTGCCCAAAGAATTGAAATTCCGAGAGAGCTCTCTTCCATCTCTTCAACTTAAAAGGGATGTCTTGTAATTGCATCCAGCTTCTAGACATGCTAGCTCCACCTTGATAAATATTCCTATGAGCCAAATTCGACAATGTCCTTTGGGGCATGGAAATCGTATTTCACCCTCACATCTTATGTTTCTTGTTAACttaaaatacataatatttGGAGGAGGGCACACCTAAACCAGAAAGGCCGACGCTTCAATCTAATCGATATCATAATacattaacatttaaaatggcATAAAATAAGAGTaggtaggtctcttgtgagacagtctcacgaatctttatctgttaaACGAGACAACACTACCGAtactcacaataaaaagtaatactcttagcataaataataatatcttttcatagatgatccaaataagatatttatctcacaaaatatgactcgtgagactgtctcacacaagtttttacctaaaATAAAGCCGTCGTGTGTTTTCCCCCCCTATATTCTTAGaccctaataataataataataatccaaTTCCTATTTTACTTATTGTTTTTTTCCATTATTTTTGTTTAACCGCTATCATAAGACATTAAATTCCAATATTTAAAATTACTAGAATTCATATATTTacgaattaaaattaatatacaTTTCGCACACATATTGCATTGTCAGATGGCTAGTAtcgataaaataaattttgataaaaGATGTGCATGTCACAACATTTAAACAACTGGGTGTATTTATTTGTCTCAAATCTATTGAATGCGTTTCTCCGAAAATTAGAAAGaaacatttcaaatattttgtttCAAATCTATTGAATGCGTTTCTCTGAAAATTAGAAAGaaacatttcaaatattttgttttgtcaaattataatttttgtttCAATTACAAATTCATTCACcaacttaattatttaaaatccatcatttcaaatattttggtTTGATTTAAAAACTTGTGGTAAATCCAAATCCTTTCATCCTAACGGGACATATAAGATCCAAAATATAGATATACTCAGTATTAGAGATATAAATGAACCAAAATGTTTGTTAGCTATTTGAAGCTCGATTCAATAAAAGCTCGTTTCAGCTCGTTTAATGACACTCGTACGTTAAGATAAACTAACAAAGCTCAAACTTTATAATATTTGGCTCATTAGTCTGTGAACATGTTTGTTACTAGGTTCACGAGTCATCTCtcagatgaaaaaataatagttttgatatttgatttactGATTTTACAcagtgtgagatggtctcacagatcgtattttgtgagatatatatcttatttgagtaatTCAtgagaaattattactttttaggcTAAGAgtaattgtgaatatcggtaagattgacccgtctcacaaataaaaattcgtgagaccagCATATTAgatatttactaattaaatatacagaaaaatctattaaatttataaattttaataagaataatatatttttctttaaatatagaacttattttttattgaatttaatgaaaacttaaatttataatttatatttatgaaGTTGGTTTAGACTTGATAAAACTTGAATAAATTTGTGAACCTGAATATATTGATTAAACAAAATTCGGTTCAATAATAAATTAATCAAGGTTCAAGAATTCGGTTCACTTCCGTTATATCCCGACTCGATATGAAATCATTTTTCCCCTTAGGGGCTCTGTGAAGGCAACATGTGTACAATCTGACACAATCCCTACGCATTATTGCTGGTAAGCTCGAGCCCCAATGCAATTTCGCCCGTCAATTTTCATTCGTACGCGCTTGTGCACGCACCCGAGGAAGAGTATTCCGTTCGGCATTTCTTGTTCGCTATACCCACGTTCCTGTTCTCTACCCTCCTCCGTTAAGTAGTGTGTGACGCTTTATAACGCACGCAAATACTAAACGTGTGGTCTTTGATGTGACCAACCTCGTATTCTTCACGTATATCTTTCGTACCCTTCTTGACATTTTTGAATACATTACGGTGTTTCGACCGGCAAACTGTGATCTGTGTATTCTTTCATTGAATCAGTTCATCGTTGGATACGAACGAGGTAATTATCAGTGAACTAACGTGggttttatttttgtttctctcctttaaatttttttggccGTGTTCATGTgctatttgtttattgattttggTTCATGCATGTGTAGACGAGTCTTATCCCGGAAATCTGAGAGATATATAGGATGGTGGGTTTTATTTAGCCGTTTCTTAATTATGTGGATTTGCATACCTTTTTGTTTACGATTTAAAAAAGAATCCGTACGGAGGAAGAGAAAGTAAATGAGGGTTCGAGAAGAAAACGAAAATAGTTGTGGATCATTCTGAAAAGTAAACCATAGGTTAACTTTGCTTTCATTTATTCATCGATTTTTAATCACAGTTTAGCGGATTAAAATGAAGTGTTCTGTTAAGGAGATGGAACATGGTTTTTGTTATTGATTTTTGGTTGACTTGTCCTTGTTTTTGATACTGCatgatgtgtgtgtgtgtgtgttgcttGTGGGTGGTGGGGGCGGCCAGGTGGGGGGAGTGCACAGTAGTATTTGTGTAATGCCTAGTTGGATCTTGATAAATGTGCATTTAGATTGGAAATTTAACTTGCGAGTGGAAAACTTTTAATTAGGTATTTAGAGCTTGCAAGAATGTCTACTCTTTCACGATTGTCCAACCTTTCCTCCGATGTATCACAAAATGGTTGTATCAAGACTGTTGATTCATCAAGCAGTGTGGTTGagttggaagattttgatttttcAAAGTTATCTGATCGGCCGCGAAATTTGAATTTAGAAAGACAGCGATCATTTGATGAACGGTCTCTCACTGAGTTGTCAATAGGACTTTCGCCTCATCCCCCTTCTAGAGCAGAGAACTTCATTCGAGCTTTTGACAATGTAGACAGTGTATTTTCACCTGTTAGAAGGTCCGGATACACGACTCCGTTGTTCCATTATGGATTTGGGATGAGCTGTGAGCCAAACCCCATGATAGCGGAGGCTTGGGAACATCTAAGGCGATCGTTGGTGTACTTCCGAGGCCAACCTGTTGGAACAATTGCTGCATTAGACAATTCTGATGAGAAACTCAACTATGATCAGGTAAACAGCAAAAACCATGGTACTTTCTTGTTGATTACGCCCGCTATTTACTCTCAAATGCAATATTTATGTTGGATTTGTAGGtttaatttctttaaatttCATGATTTTTACTTTCTGGGTTCAGCATGACACAGCTGGCCGGAGAAGAAGCATGAACAATCTGTATATTAAGCATTTTTATTCATTACCATAAAACAAACAAGATCATCTAGGTTGCAACAAGCCATCTATAAGTTCCAACGCCAGCTACTTGTTAAGGTTTTCCTTAATTTTTCTAATGTGCAGGTATTTGTCAGGGATTTTTTTCCAAGCGCTCTGGCATTTCTAATGAACGGAGAACCTGAAATAGTAAAAATTTTATCCTCAAAACTCTTAGGCTACAATCATGGGAGAAAAAAATCGATAGGTTCCAACTTGGGGAAGGCGTGATGCCAGCTAGTTTTAAAGTCTTGCACGATCCCGCCAGGAATACTGAGACATTGATAGCAGATTTTGGCGAGAGTGCAATAGGAAGGGTGGCTCCAGTTGATTCTGGCTTTTGGTGGATCATTTTACTTAGGGCATACACCAAGTCTACTGGAGACACTTCCTTGGCTGAGAGGCCTGAATGCCAAAGAGGCATGCGTCTGATACTCAGTTTATGCCTCTCAGAAGGATTTGATACATTTCCAACACTCCTTTGTGCTGACGGCTGCTGCATGATTGATCGTAGAATGGTGAGTTTCCTATCTTTATTAAGTcaattttgtgatttttttttcttttttccccaTTTCAGTTTTATAAGAATTATTGTCTTCAAAATTAGCAGCATGAACTTCGTGGCAAAATATGGTTAATGTCTTGAATATCTAGTTTCATGGTGATCATCGACATAGCTTAGTTTCTTTTCATGTATATACGAGTTGTTGATATTCATTTGCTTTAGAAATCTTGAAGAATCTCATAACCAGTACCGTTTTTATAACGAAGGTCACTAATTGTGATATGAGTTTTCTGTCCATgggataaattgttaaatctgGTGGATTTACGCAAACAATGAAGCTCAATACAGCATTCAGGAATATCGCTCATTGTTACAGCGTCATTATATCTTGAATTTGGCAGTTTATTAGTTCTTTTGTTGTTGTATCTTTTATTCTTAGTTTGCCTTTTCCCATGGCAATTGGATTGAATCAAGAAAATGTATAATAGTTTAGGATCGATAATTTCTTCTTTGTTGAATTTGTCTGTCTTTTTGTCCTAAGGATTGCCAATTATATAACTGCTTGCAAATACACGCACTTGTAGGGAGTATATGGATATCCGATCGAGATTCAAACTCTCTTCTTTATGGCTTTGAGATGTGCCTTGGTTTTACTGAAACACGATGCTCAAGGGAAGGAATTCTTAGAAAGAATTTTTAAGCGTCTACATGCTTTGAGCTATCACATGAGAAGTTACTTTTGGCTAGATATGAAACAACTTAATGATATATATCGATTTAAAACCGAGGAGTATTCCCACACAGCagtcaacaagttcaatgtcaTGCCTGATTCTCTGCCAGAATGGATTTTCGATTTCATGCCAATGAATGGAGGCTACTTCATTGGGAATGTCGGCCCTTCAAAAATGGATTTCCGTTGGTTCTGTTTAGGCAATTGTATTGCAATACTTTCATCGTTAGCGACACATGAGCAGGCTACAGCAATTATGGATCTTATCGAATCACGTTGGGAGGAGTTGGTTGGAGATATGCCACTTAAAGTTTGTTATCCCGCCATTGAGAGCCATGAATGGCGGATTGTGACGGGTTGTGATCCTAAAAATACTAGATGGAGTTACCACAATGGTGGATCATGGCCAGGTACTCTCTTATTTTGAATAAACACCATgctttttttttcttccttttttgaGTTTGAGCTCAAGTTTCTCAAAGCCTATTAATTTTTGTATAAGAACACCAAAAACCATTTTGGTTACGGCTTGTGCTCGAATTCCATCTTTTCAAGTTATGTTCCAGTTTGATATATAATcttatcaaaacaaaaacttgaaTTGTGGCTCTAACTCAAAAGGCCACTTAGTTTAATTTATTCACTAGTTGTAAGTAAATATATTGAAGCTTGTGTATGCCTCATGACTTTTTGTTCAAATTCGGCTTGCAATGTTTTCGACCAAGCTCAACTTCAGTTATTTTGGATCTCAAGGTGAATCACGATTCTTTGAAATCCCATCGTCTTAACCAACCACTGCCATTATTCACTGAACGCATTACAACATCAAAATCATCTTGCCAGCTTGAATAAGCAGAAGAAAGGCAATCTTCTAATTTGTGTCTCATTTTATGAAAACAGTGCTTTTATGGCTCCTCACCGCAGCATGCATCAAGACAGGACGACCCCAGATTGCTAGACGTGCCATTGAACTTATTGAATCCAGGCTTTCGAAAGATGGTTGGCCAGAATATTATGATGGAAAGCTTGGTAGATACATTGGAAAGCAGGCTCGAAAATACCAAACATGGTCCATCGCTGGCTATTTGGTTGCAAAAATGATGATCGAAGATCCATCTCATTTGGGTATGATCGCGCTTGAGGAGGACAAACATCTGAAGCCCGTCTTGAAAAGATCGGCCTCGTGGACTACTTGAACGTGAAACTTAATTCGTCTTTGGTTTATTCATTACCTCCCATTTTTCAAACAGGTGAAACTTTAGTTTTTGGAATGATGTTGAAATAATTTGTAGCATGAGGATAATTTCTATTTTCTTAGGgacattttataatttttttatgtgaaTTTTTTGTTTGCACTTCTTGAATTAGTGCGTTTGGTTGGTGAAGTCAAACGATCAAAatcactttttttaaaaaaaaaattattaaatattatttggTTACAAAAGCTATTTTAGAAAATCAGGTATTTAAGTTTTTTTATAAGCCATAATTTTTagcttttgtattttttttacttctatttaaaataaaaacaaaagaacTTTCTGACATTTATCCAaacgtaaaaaaaaattatttttaaaagctGAATTTATTTCAATGATTTTTTAAGTTACAACTTTCTAATTCATTTCCCCCTTTCATTTAATAATTCATaggccaatttttttttcttattttatgaAGACGTGTCAAAATGGATTAGGTTTATTGTGCATATAAAATAAGTGGACTAGGTTGACAATTTTTCAAAAGTAAGTCTCTTGAGACAgtttcatgaatctttatctctgATACGAGTCAACTTTATCGAtatccacaataaaaagtaataggtCGCCCCGCCTAATGACAAGCTATGACAAGTTGCAAGTCAGTCGTCTCGTTAGTTTGTTTTGACATCTCTTAAATTATGAGTTATCAGAGCAAAATCACAAGTAAGTCGCATTAAGTTATATTAACAACAATATGGCaacataataacaaaaaaataactatgtaaaactaaatatttgaaaaaatatgGAAGCTTACTGAAGATGAATTTAAAGTGTTTACTCCGAAAAAAGCCATAACAATATAATATTTGGAAGcttaattgaaataaattttttttttacttaattAAAGTGAAAATTAGATTTTGTTTTCTAATTTTTATTGGTATTTTCACACCTTCACCAAATTCAGGATTCAGGAACCCCATTTTCCTTCTTGCAGGCTTTCACAGACTTTCCATTGAACAAAATTATTTCTTTCCTATTTCTACGTTATATGTTATAATTTAGACAGCCCACGAAAAGCGCACATACGCAAAGAAGATGAGGCCAACGAGAAGGCCGTTCAAAGCGGTGTGGTCCTGGGTGCGGCGGCAGCCGCCCAAGGTTAAGGCTTTTCTCGCCGTCGTTAGCGGCATGGTGGCGCTCGTTCTCCTTCGTGCACTTGTTCACGATCACGATAACCTCTTCGTAGCTGCTGAGGCGGTTCACTCGATTGGAATCTTGGTTCTTATTTATAAACTTATGAAGGAGAAGACTTGCGCTGGTAATGGGTTCTTTTTTGTgtgggttttatgatttacgTGTTTGTTGGTGTGGGATTGCTGTTTTTAGGATTTAATTTTGGTGGGATTGATCGATGGGTGAAAATGTTTTGGACCTTACTGATCACGGGTGATTATGTTTCCATTACGGTATATGAAATTGGAGTATAGCTGAACTTTTGACGGGTTTTGGTTTTCTTCGGAAATCTTGCCACTGTTTTAATTCATTTTGTGGTATTTCGAATTGGAAGGTAAAAGATGCTCTTTTTCCCCTTTACTTGGAAAAAGTATTGTATTGGGGGCTAGTTGTGCGCTAACAAGCGCCATTCGATTTCAAGGAGGAAAACACTCTAATTTCtcttaaaatttattttcttttctggCATTTCTGATCACGAGTTCCTGAATTTTGAAATTGAGGTTCGCCCTTATTTTGGGCTGCTATAATTGCTAAATGATTTACAGCTTCAATCAGTTGTCCTTGTGTCGCTTTGTTATTTTCGTCTTTCAGTGGGCAGTAACTTGGATGTAAATATTGGTCACGTGATGTAACTAACGACCACATTTTTTTGCATCCTCTATTCGTTATAAATTGGGATGTTAAAAATTATGGAAGTAAAGACTGCAAATCTTAAAAATCATGTGTTTATAATTTAGAGAACTTGGATTGTTGTGCGAACAGAGACTGTTGTTCTTTTAATGGCCTTTTGTCCGATTATGTTTGATTGATTATCTCATACCTCTCTATCAGTGTGGGTGATGGGAACTAGAGACGATGGGTTTTTATCAGCTCTTGTTGTGTCATGGTGTATTTCTTGGTATACATATTTCACTCGTACCGGAAGAACATGTGTGCTATTTATGATCTTTTTTTACCACAAAAAGTAAATGTCCATTTCTATTATGCTCTTTAATCTGCATTATGGTCTCTCTCTGATACTCATATTGTCTAGTTTTTGTGGAAAATTTGGCAGGGATTTCACTGAAATCCCAGGAGTTAACAGCTATATTTCTGGCTGTTAGATTGTATTGCAGTTTTGTTATGGAATATGATATACACACGGTGCTTGACTTGGCTACACTGGCCACAACCTTGTGGGTTTTTTATATGATTCGTTTTAAACTGAGGTCGAGTTACATGGAGGATAAAGACAATTTAGCTCTATATTATGTGGTGAGTTTTACACGTGAACAATGCCATCCTTTTCTTCTGTGGCTTTGAGCTTGTGTCTCAGTTTTATGGAAGTTAATATACCATGATCAAGAGTTATTTGAAAGTCAAATCACTATACTGTTGGTTTTTATTGAGTTTTAAAAGTAGTAGAAATATAGTAAAGAAAGAATCAATCTAACACAAGATTTAAGTAGTTCAATCATAAAGGTCCACATTCGTGACACGACTTAAAATGGCTAAATTGTATTGTCCTCtctcaatgtggatagaatcttGACCACTTTATATAGCTAACATATCTAGGGATAGATGCTGTTGGAGATCTTTTTGTGCTATAATCTAATCATAATTAAACGATATAGGAATATATAATGTTGTCAAATCTTCCGAAATATATTTTCTGATTTCTAACTTCAATATGTAGTTgaaacagaaatcagaattgaAGTTGATTTTTAACAGCTTATACGTCTTTGCAGTTGCTTCCTTGTGCAGTCTTAGCTTTACTAGTACATCCATCGACATCGCATCTCTTCGCCAACAGGATTGCTTGGGCTTTCTGTGTCTACCTGGAAGCTGTTTCTGTGCTACCCCAACTTCGCGTAATGCAAAACACCAAGGTAGATTTAACTTAAATGTTGCAGTATTACATGCATGATACTGCCTTAAATTTGGCTATTTGTTGTGCATGTACTTGTATAACATTGTAAATTCTCAATGACAGATTGTGGAACCATTTACAGCTAATTATGTATTTGCACTGGGTGTTGCGAGGTTTCTGAGCTGTGCTCATTGGGTTCTCCAGGTTTGATTCGCAAAATTTAACATGCACAATTGCTTTAAGAATTCTCTAGTCTGTTAAGTGAAGAATGCAAACAACCATTCATTGCCTAATCAAGATTCTAAAATCCATTATTAATTTTATCTTGTAAGTGAGGTTTGAAGGTGTTCAATGGGAGCATGAGTATGATCATATTTACCGAGTATGTATATGCAAGatccattttaaaattttcataactCCAGTGTTTAATGGTCTTGTGATCCTAATACGGAAATAGATTGGTTGAAATAATATgcttatgttatctacaagaagtATTTTTTGAATCAGAAATCgtatatataattatcataatgTTGACCCCTGTGATGGTAGTTAAAAGTTACAAACATTTCCTCTTGTTAAGATCCACCT from the Primulina eburnea isolate SZY01 chromosome 3, ASM2296580v1, whole genome shotgun sequence genome contains:
- the LOC140827027 gene encoding uncharacterized protein translates to MRPTRRPFKAVWSWVRRQPPKVKAFLAVVSGMVALVLLRALVHDHDNLFVAAEAVHSIGILVLIYKLMKEKTCAGISLKSQELTAIFLAVRLYCSFVMEYDIHTVLDLATLATTLWVFYMIRFKLRSSYMEDKDNLALYYVLLPCAVLALLVHPSTSHLFANRIAWAFCVYLEAVSVLPQLRVMQNTKIVEPFTANYVFALGVARFLSCAHWVLQVLDSRGHLLVALGYGLWPSMVLISEIVQTFILADFCYYYVKSALGGQLLMHLPSGVV